The sequence below is a genomic window from Cicer arietinum cultivar CDC Frontier isolate Library 1 chromosome 6, Cicar.CDCFrontier_v2.0, whole genome shotgun sequence.
ATGGAGTAATTAAACATACTCATGATTATGTACATATAATCATTGATGGAACTCGGCGGAGATATAGGTTCAATGTTCctatcaatttttataatgataaatataatttataaaataatgataaaaaataataattaaaaaaatacattatattttttatttaattttaatttaagtattttgaGTTTCGtttaaagatataaaaattaaactaataatttgataaactaaaaaatattgacatcaattaaattgatttttttttcttctgtattCGAGTTCAATCTGATTCGAGTAAATATACTCAATCTATGTTGATTTGAGTAtgatatcatttaaaattgatcattgatatctgaataaaattattagacTATATGACTATTGTTATCTTAAATGTATTGTATTTAAcgattttttaatcattaacttatatattattttttgcattgttatttaaaaagtatttacgccactattttaatagtataaaaaagagagtttaaataagaatattttatatttttaaaataagtatcttaatttttattaacatcAACTTGATTGAACACAACCAGTGGCGGGTCTTGCACAAAATATTAGGGGAatcacaaatattaattaaaatattataattaaaaagacgGATGTTAGTTTCTCATCACCGTAAATGTTTGAgggatattttaataattatcactattattttaataatctatcAGTCTTCAACTATAGGGATGTCGTAGTCCCTACGTAGGGATGTCGTAGTCCCTACGTGCTCCTAAGAAGGTCCGGAGGTGAACATAGCTAAATCAACATGTTATTCATCAATTTAAGTTTATATTTGTGAGAACAATTGTAAAAATTCCACTAAACTAACtatcttttttgtttaaattttttccttttcaaaGATATAAACCAAATCAATATATTATACCCTTGTGTCTCTCTTAAACTTATATACAACTTTTCATCTCTCCTAAACATATATACAACTTTTCGGTTCAATTCATTCTCTATTTACACTTTTGCTTACAATTTTTTGTGTGCATGtttatataaaaagttaaaacttaaaattctaaaatattatatttaatttatcaatttagattttaaaaattcgacgcccaaaaaatatttattgaagaAACTCCCCCACTGCATCAAAAACTAAAGGTGATgagagatgaaaaaaaaatctcataacTTTGTGCATGAAAAAAGAAAGCTCTAAGAAGAttgaatttcaaaagtttttgtGTACAGAAAAGGAAGGTCTAGACCCTCCAAGAAAAGTCCCTCTTCTAGTTATTAGAGATGCACATGGTCCTCTTGAAGTTTTCTTTGATATTGTTGCCTTTGGAGTACTGTACAATATTTTGCATGATTTCACTTTCTTTCTATAATTTGGTCTCTCTTTCTTAGCAAGATCTTCTATGCTCTGCACCCTACCTAAAGAACTGAATGACTGTGCCTTCCCTTGATAAAACATAGATAACCCTCTCCTACACATTTCacaattaattcaattaaaataggatatttatattaaaaaatctaaaaaaagcATGCATGATCATATTAAGtacaagaaaaagttgaaaTATAATGATGGAATTTTAGAGACagatataaaataaagtttgtcTCTAATTTTGTGGCTAAAGCAAGTATTTGAAACgttatatgataaataattttatttcttttcatctataattttgattgttattttaatatttgttaatagTATAGAGAAAATTGCTTACTTCAAAGGGagatggttcatgagctctgaTAATTCATATAAAGGGCCATTTgattgtgatgatgatgatgatgacaaacTAGAAGGTGAAGAGGATGCTTCTTGATCATCCAactctgatgaagaagaagatgaacaaaTAGAATTCATTGAATCTTCTATGGAAATTGAATCATTTACattttcatcaacatcttcCTTAACAACCCAATTTGTGTTGCCCTCCATTATTCCCTTCACATTCATTTCTACAAATATTTGCTTTGCTTTGTCCCTTATgtgtccaaaaaaaaaaaaaacaagagaagaaaatagaagaaaatttcCCTTTGTTATAAAATGGAATAGGCCATTAATACAAATGGACTAGTTATCTTTAATTAAcagataaaaaagaaatattgagTGGTCTTATATTTATATAGAACATTAACAATTGATGAAGATTTGGATAacgttgttgtttttttatttatattgagttggcattttttttagaaaatatattttggattaAAGTATATGTTAATCTGAAAATATTCaatcttaaaatttatgtcaCAGTCAGATCACGTTGTAATATTGAATTAATACATGGtgcaaaataaataacttctcTCACATTGCAAAGATAGATGCAAAGGATAAGGATTAAATAAAGACAACCATATTCTGAGTCACCCCCTATTATAATTAacttctctttttatttttagcgTGTGAAATAGTGGACCCCCATCTTGCTAGTATTTGATAACTATTGCTTGATAAAGCTATAACATATAAGTAAATTTCCACTCGACAACCTAATTCATcatttatgatatatatatatagtaaaatttaaatgcaagagaaaatataataaatatttcgaaaaaaaaatatggaaagGATAGGTTTAATTAATACatttgtaaaatgtgcatttaTAGAGAATATTTCTTGTCATATGCAAGTTGaccattttcaaaaaatttatggtaaaataaaataaaagtgttcCACTACCCAAAACAAAATTTCGGCTTAATCTTTGTTCCACCAATTGGatattaatcttttattttaattaatattaacttttttttaatggtaAACTACAGTCAAATTTCTTTCGACTAAACGttagttattttaatatttgactcaataaaatatttaaattaattattatatcgtcaaaatattttttaaaagatataatttattattataaaagtttatacaatttattgtcaaataattcataattattataacGTCAGAAACTAAATTGACAGACATTTTGATTATtcaattactaatttatattttttttattgagttaGAGACCACACTAGTATAATATAGAGTTTTTAATGCAAAGTGTTAAGTTTGTTATCTACCATATGAATTAATAAATAAGGCGAATGCATACTTAAGTCggctttttaaataaattgagttAAAAAGATAAGACGGTGACAATTGTGTAAATATGTGATAGTTATTTTGTACATGTATAAGTTAGGCGTttaaataaatgagttaaaaaaatgagtcggtgataattttattaatacacAAAGGTTTTTTAACGCAGTTATAACAATAACcgatttaaaattgataataaaaaatctatatCACATCGTGTTCTGATTGCGATGGATCGAGA
It includes:
- the LOC101515256 gene encoding protein OXIDATIVE STRESS 3 encodes the protein MNVKGIMEGNTNWVVKEDVDENVNDSISIEDSMNSICSSSSSSELDDQEASSSPSSLSSSSSSQSNGPLYELSELMNHLPLKRGLSMFYQGKAQSFSSLGRVQSIEDLAKKERPNYRKKVKSCKILYSTPKATISKKTSRGPCASLITRRGTFLGGSRPSFSVHKNF